A region from the Bacillus sp. (in: firmicutes) genome encodes:
- a CDS encoding iron-hydroxamate ABC transporter substrate-binding protein, with protein MKKLMMPFLLLLVLVISACSNESTTKESQSSAKEEKKETIIYQSENGPIEVPAHPERVVVLSSFAGHVMALDVNLVGVDSWSKMNPRFQEKLKDVEEVSDENIEKIIELNPDLIIGLSNIKNVDKLSQIAPTVTYTYGKLDYLTQFLEIGKLLNKEEEARAWIEDFKKRAQKAGEEIRAKIGEDATVSVIENFDKQLYVFGDNWGRGTEILYQEMKLNMPEKVKEMALEPGYYALSLEVLPEFAGDYIIFSKNPDSDHSFQETDTYKNIPAVKNNRVFEANAKEFYFNDPITLDYQLEFFIQNFLGN; from the coding sequence ATTGGTGCTAGTCATTAGTGCTTGTAGCAATGAGTCAACGACAAAAGAAAGTCAATCTTCAGCAAAAGAGGAGAAAAAAGAAACGATTATCTACCAATCTGAAAATGGACCTATTGAAGTACCAGCTCACCCGGAACGAGTAGTGGTTTTGTCATCTTTTGCTGGGCACGTGATGGCTTTAGATGTTAATCTTGTTGGTGTCGATTCATGGTCGAAAATGAACCCACGTTTTCAAGAAAAGTTAAAAGATGTGGAAGAAGTATCGGATGAAAATATCGAAAAAATTATTGAATTAAATCCAGACTTAATCATTGGTTTATCCAATATCAAAAATGTGGATAAATTAAGTCAAATAGCACCTACTGTTACATATACGTACGGGAAATTAGATTATTTAACACAATTCTTAGAAATTGGAAAACTATTAAACAAAGAAGAAGAAGCTCGAGCTTGGATTGAGGATTTCAAAAAACGGGCCCAAAAAGCGGGAGAAGAGATACGGGCAAAGATTGGAGAAGATGCAACGGTTTCCGTTATTGAAAACTTCGATAAACAACTCTATGTTTTCGGAGATAACTGGGGTCGTGGTACCGAAATCTTATATCAAGAAATGAAATTAAACATGCCTGAAAAAGTAAAAGAAATGGCTTTAGAGCCTGGTTACTATGCCTTATCCCTAGAAGTTCTTCCTGAATTTGCTGGTGACTATATCATCTTTAGTAAAAACCCAGATTCCGATCATTCATTCCAAGAAACGGATACGTACAAAAACATACCAGCAGTAAAAAATAATCGAGTATTTGAGGCAAATGCAAAAGAGTTCTACTTCAATGACCCAATCACTTTAGATTATCAGCTTGAATTCTTTATTCAAAACTTTTTAGGTAACTAA
- a CDS encoding YegS/Rv2252/BmrU family lipid kinase, translating into MYDKQALMVYNPFSGKQKKHKEFPMLINKLSDLGYHLTIYQPNELTHFNYLIKKACQQKWDAIFIAGGDGTINRTIQFVAEQEYRPNIGVFPFGTSNEFAKFIGIPLNIFDVVSIIESGFLRPVDIGKFGNRYFTNIAAAGWLTDITYETPPYLKSKIGELAYCLYFFKQFLMKKPLDTISIKVSSQVLSDLSLFIVMKGNSVGPINRLIEEKTSDDEAFHLITYKKTARIRLFCVLLSKMLNLTNDPSIIQHTKIKSADFIIPESLALNLDGELAKVNSTSFNVLPKHLKVFSSRSKK; encoded by the coding sequence ATGTATGATAAACAGGCGTTAATGGTTTATAATCCATTTTCTGGAAAACAGAAAAAACACAAAGAATTTCCAATGTTAATAAATAAACTTTCAGATTTAGGTTATCACTTAACGATTTATCAACCAAACGAGTTAACCCACTTTAATTATCTAATTAAAAAAGCATGCCAGCAAAAATGGGACGCCATTTTTATTGCAGGTGGGGATGGAACCATTAACCGAACCATTCAATTTGTAGCAGAACAAGAGTATAGACCAAATATTGGAGTGTTCCCCTTTGGCACAAGTAATGAATTTGCCAAATTTATTGGAATACCTTTAAATATTTTTGACGTTGTTTCCATTATTGAATCCGGGTTCTTAAGACCTGTCGACATTGGGAAGTTTGGAAATCGATACTTTACCAATATTGCAGCTGCAGGTTGGCTCACAGATATTACTTATGAAACCCCTCCGTACCTTAAATCTAAAATTGGAGAATTAGCGTATTGTCTTTATTTTTTTAAACAGTTTTTGATGAAAAAACCATTAGATACGATTTCAATAAAGGTTTCCTCCCAAGTTCTTTCTGACCTATCCTTATTTATAGTGATGAAAGGAAACTCTGTTGGTCCAATCAATCGTCTTATTGAAGAAAAGACAAGTGATGACGAAGCTTTTCATCTGATTACGTATAAAAAAACAGCCCGAATCCGACTGTTTTGTGTATTACTATCGAAAATGCTTAACCTGACGAATGACCCTTCCATTATTCAACATACGAAAATAAAATCAGCTGACTTTATCATACCTGAATCACTCGCTTTAAATCTTGATGGAGAACTAGCGAAAGTAAATAGTACAAGTTTTAACGTTCTCCCTAAACATCTCAAAGTGTTTAGTTCCCGTTCAAAAAAATAA
- a CDS encoding iron ABC transporter permease, which yields MISPLLLKKQRMILCALLALIMLTIVIGMGLGYSSVSFDRILPTLLGQGTFKEEFVLFSVRLPRIIITLLAGMALALSGAIFQGITRNDLADPGILGINSGAGVAITIFFLFFPISSGTFIYILPLVAFLGALLTACLIYVLSYNKSQGLSPIQLVLIGVGCSMAQSGLMVVLISSAERTKVDFIAKWLAGSIWGTDWPFILAILPWLIVLIPFTLYKANRLNLLSLSDPVAIGVGLNIKKERIVLLITAVALAASAVSVTGGVAFIGLMAPHIAKALVGPRNQLFMPIAILLGGWLLLVADTIGRNLADPDGIPAGIMVAFIGAPYFIYLLMKNEK from the coding sequence ATGATATCACCACTTCTTTTAAAAAAGCAGCGTATGATTCTCTGTGCATTATTAGCACTCATCATGTTGACCATTGTGATTGGGATGGGCTTAGGCTACTCCTCCGTGTCTTTTGATCGAATTCTTCCGACTTTATTAGGTCAAGGTACTTTTAAAGAAGAATTTGTATTATTCTCTGTCCGCCTGCCACGAATCATCATTACATTACTTGCAGGAATGGCTCTCGCATTATCTGGAGCGATTTTTCAAGGAATCACCCGAAATGATTTAGCTGACCCAGGCATTTTAGGCATTAACTCTGGTGCTGGTGTCGCTATTACCATTTTCTTTTTATTTTTTCCGATCAGTTCCGGGACATTTATTTATATACTCCCACTAGTCGCTTTTTTAGGTGCCCTATTAACGGCATGTCTCATTTATGTACTATCGTATAACAAAAGTCAGGGACTTTCCCCTATTCAATTAGTGCTAATTGGAGTAGGATGTTCGATGGCACAATCTGGCTTGATGGTTGTTCTTATCTCTTCGGCTGAACGGACGAAAGTTGATTTTATCGCAAAGTGGCTAGCCGGAAGTATTTGGGGGACTGATTGGCCCTTTATTTTGGCGATTCTTCCATGGTTGATAGTCTTAATCCCTTTTACATTATATAAGGCCAATCGATTAAATCTCCTTAGCTTAAGCGATCCTGTCGCCATCGGTGTTGGATTAAACATTAAAAAGGAACGAATCGTATTGCTTATTACCGCTGTAGCACTTGCTGCTTCTGCCGTTTCTGTCACCGGAGGAGTTGCTTTTATCGGTCTAATGGCTCCACATATAGCCAAAGCACTTGTTGGACCTCGAAATCAATTATTTATGCCAATTGCCATTCTTCTTGGCGGATGGCTATTGTTAGTGGCTGATACAATTGGACGTAATTTAGCGGACCCTGATGGGATTCCTGCGGGGATTATGGTCGCATTCATTGGGGCACCATATTTTATCTATTTATTAATGAAAAATGAGAAATAG
- a CDS encoding class II aldolase/adducin family protein produces the protein MKTFTMNGNIQTPFLNWLAEGIKEEFLSRGYTFYNVPEENVKLVFHYIDSEKPRPYRRQAQATFVVSVMETSEKTENIHKSAYPYLVRSLANHLMYILHNDDETTDIYFLTPEQGFYKLTYRKGEEGKFFERIYERLEPLAASQLVIDNDFYDDLPEEMWNGDEITKSLSESGKKLDRMNLLPAPFPLEEYLTPRDMRHLNKLYGIGGLSYGNLSARRDGESFWMSASGINKADMKTVGEDFLLIRGYDPDKNAIKVSVPPNITPKRASVDAIEHWMIYKEHPEVGAIVHVHAWMDGIKATEINYPCGTIELAKTVAELVRDSEEPARAIIGLKNHGLTITGTDLNDIFERIDGKIIPQVPMF, from the coding sequence ATGAAAACTTTTACCATGAATGGAAACATACAAACTCCTTTTTTAAATTGGCTTGCTGAAGGAATAAAAGAGGAGTTTTTATCAAGAGGTTATACGTTTTATAACGTTCCTGAAGAAAATGTTAAACTTGTGTTTCATTATATTGATTCTGAAAAACCGCGGCCTTACCGGAGACAGGCTCAGGCAACGTTTGTCGTTTCTGTTATGGAAACATCGGAAAAAACAGAAAATATTCACAAATCAGCCTATCCATATTTAGTCAGGTCTTTAGCCAATCATTTGATGTATATCCTACATAATGATGATGAAACAACAGATATATATTTTCTTACTCCTGAACAAGGGTTTTACAAATTGACGTATCGAAAAGGAGAAGAAGGAAAATTTTTTGAACGTATTTATGAAAGATTAGAACCGCTGGCCGCTTCACAGTTAGTGATTGACAATGATTTTTATGACGATCTTCCTGAAGAGATGTGGAACGGCGATGAGATTACAAAATCATTAAGCGAATCCGGGAAAAAGCTTGATCGAATGAATTTACTCCCAGCTCCATTTCCATTAGAGGAATATCTTACACCTCGTGATATGCGTCATCTAAATAAACTTTACGGAATAGGAGGACTTAGCTATGGAAACCTCAGTGCCAGACGGGACGGTGAAAGCTTTTGGATGAGTGCAAGCGGAATTAACAAAGCAGATATGAAAACAGTTGGGGAAGATTTTCTTTTAATCAGGGGGTATGATCCTGATAAAAATGCCATAAAAGTAAGCGTTCCCCCGAATATTACACCAAAAAGGGCTTCTGTCGACGCGATTGAGCACTGGATGATTTATAAAGAACACCCAGAGGTAGGGGCCATTGTCCATGTTCATGCTTGGATGGACGGAATAAAGGCGACAGAGATAAATTATCCTTGTGGAACGATTGAACTTGCCAAAACAGTTGCTGAACTTGTCCGAGATTCGGAGGAGCCTGCTAGAGCGATTATTGGTTTGAAAAACCATGGCTTAACCATTACAGGTACGGATTTAAATGACATCTTTGAACGGATCGACGGTAAAATTATTCCTCAAGTACCAATGTTTTAA
- a CDS encoding iron ABC transporter permease, translating to MSSDKGHTIPFVYKFIAATLACVGMFIISMVLGAADTTIKDVWFALTSNVKSDRLLIIRELRLPREIAAIFVGAALATSGAIMQGITRNPLADPGLLGLTAGANAALAITLAFIPSANYFSIMIACFIGAAVGSIFVFGIGAIKKGGFSPFRIVLAGAAVSAFLFAVAEGIGIYYKISKDVSMWTAGGFIGTSWSQLQVIVPFILFGIFIALLLSRQLTILSLSEEVAVVLGQKTTQIKMVLFFVIILLAGASVALVGNMAFIGLMVPHIVRAMVGTDYRLILPMSAMIGAIFMLFADTLGRTINAPYETPVAAIVAMMGLPFFLFIVHKGGKVLS from the coding sequence ATGTCGTCAGACAAGGGCCATACTATCCCATTTGTATATAAGTTCATTGCTGCCACTTTGGCATGCGTAGGGATGTTTATAATTTCCATGGTACTTGGAGCAGCAGACACGACGATAAAAGACGTGTGGTTCGCCTTAACCTCTAATGTAAAAAGTGATCGACTATTAATTATTCGTGAACTTCGTTTACCACGCGAAATTGCCGCCATTTTTGTTGGGGCAGCACTAGCAACTTCAGGTGCCATTATGCAAGGGATCACAAGAAATCCGCTTGCTGATCCAGGATTGTTAGGACTAACTGCAGGTGCCAATGCCGCCTTAGCCATTACCCTTGCCTTCATTCCTTCTGCTAATTATTTCAGTATTATGATTGCTTGTTTTATCGGAGCGGCTGTTGGTTCTATTTTTGTATTTGGTATTGGTGCCATAAAAAAAGGTGGGTTTTCTCCATTTCGTATTGTGCTTGCAGGGGCTGCTGTTTCGGCATTTTTATTTGCGGTCGCCGAAGGAATTGGCATTTACTATAAAATTTCCAAAGATGTATCGATGTGGACGGCGGGAGGTTTCATTGGTACATCATGGAGTCAACTGCAAGTCATCGTCCCTTTTATTCTATTCGGTATTTTTATTGCCCTCCTTCTTTCAAGACAACTGACTATTTTGAGCTTAAGTGAAGAAGTGGCCGTTGTATTAGGCCAAAAAACAACGCAAATAAAAATGGTCCTGTTTTTTGTCATTATCCTATTAGCTGGAGCTTCTGTTGCTCTGGTTGGCAATATGGCCTTTATCGGTTTAATGGTTCCCCATATCGTTCGGGCAATGGTAGGAACCGATTACCGTTTGATTTTACCTATGTCAGCGATGATAGGAGCTATTTTTATGTTATTTGCTGATACTCTCGGACGGACGATCAATGCTCCATACGAAACACCTGTAGCTGCCATTGTTGCTATGATGGGATTACCTTTCTTCCTTTTTATTGTACATAAAGGAGGTAAAGTACTCTCATGA